One part of the Tenacibaculum sp. 190130A14a genome encodes these proteins:
- the mgtE gene encoding magnesium transporter — protein MALEITKELLDNVRALIQDKKDTALSDFFADVHHADIAEVLDELSFDDAVYIIRLLDSETTSEVLMDVDEDVREKILSQLTDKEIAEEIEELDTDDAADVIAELPEDRKQEVMQQIEDKEHAKEIVELLRYDENSAGGLMAKEMVKVNENWNVLTCVKEMRVQAEEVTRVHSIYVVDDDGKLKGRLSLKDLLMASTRSRIADVYIPRVDFVNVHESAEEVANIMRKYDLEAIPVVDELGVLVGRITIDDIVDVIKEEAEKDYQLAAGITQDVDSEDSILDLTKARLPWLFLGLLGGIGAFLIMGNFEHTFKENAVLFFFTPLIAAMAGNVGVQSSAIIVQGLANDEVRGSMKNRLIKEMLLALLNGVVLAIFLFLFVFVYEQEMMKALAISVSLVVVIVVAGLIGTFIPLFLHKRGIDPAIATGPFITTSNDIFGILIYFLIAQLILGV, from the coding sequence ATGGCATTAGAAATCACTAAAGAACTTTTAGATAACGTACGAGCACTTATTCAAGATAAGAAAGACACTGCGCTTTCTGATTTTTTTGCAGATGTACACCATGCTGATATTGCAGAAGTATTGGACGAATTGTCGTTTGATGATGCAGTATATATTATTCGTTTGTTAGATTCTGAAACTACTTCAGAGGTGCTAATGGATGTTGATGAAGATGTACGAGAAAAAATTCTTTCGCAGCTTACAGATAAAGAAATTGCAGAAGAAATTGAAGAGCTTGACACCGATGATGCAGCAGATGTAATTGCTGAGCTTCCTGAAGATCGTAAGCAGGAAGTAATGCAACAGATAGAAGACAAAGAGCACGCTAAAGAAATTGTAGAGCTTTTACGTTATGATGAAAACTCGGCTGGTGGTTTGATGGCTAAGGAGATGGTGAAAGTGAATGAAAACTGGAACGTCTTAACTTGTGTAAAAGAAATGCGTGTTCAAGCGGAAGAAGTTACAAGAGTACATTCTATTTATGTAGTTGATGATGATGGAAAGTTAAAAGGAAGGCTTTCTTTAAAAGACTTGTTAATGGCGTCTACTAGATCAAGAATAGCAGATGTTTATATACCAAGAGTAGATTTCGTGAATGTACACGAATCTGCAGAAGAGGTGGCTAATATAATGCGTAAATATGACCTTGAGGCCATTCCGGTAGTAGATGAATTGGGAGTTTTGGTTGGAAGAATTACTATTGATGACATTGTGGATGTCATTAAAGAAGAAGCAGAAAAAGATTATCAATTAGCGGCGGGTATTACGCAAGACGTAGATTCTGAAGATAGTATTTTAGATTTAACAAAAGCACGATTACCATGGTTGTTCTTAGGTCTTTTAGGAGGAATAGGAGCTTTCTTGATCATGGGTAATTTTGAACATACCTTTAAAGAGAATGCTGTTTTATTCTTTTTTACTCCGTTAATTGCCGCTATGGCTGGAAATGTTGGAGTGCAATCATCAGCAATTATTGTGCAAGGTTTAGCAAATGATGAGGTAAGAGGGAGTATGAAAAACCGTTTGATAAAAGAGATGCTATTAGCATTGTTAAACGGTGTGGTATTAGCAATTTTCTTGTTTCTTTTTGTATTTGTCTACGAACAAGAAATGATGAAGGCTTTGGCTATTTCTGTATCGTTAGTAGTGGTTATTGTGGTTGCAGGTTTAATAGGAACCTTTATTCCTTTGTTTTTACACAAGAGAGGAATAGATCCAGCTATTGCTACAGGACCATTTATTACTACCAGCAATGATATTTTTGGAATCTTGATTTACTTTTTAATTGCACAGCTTATTTTAGGAGTATAA
- the rsmA gene encoding 16S rRNA (adenine(1518)-N(6)/adenine(1519)-N(6))-dimethyltransferase RsmA — protein sequence MTVRAKKHLGQHFLKDENIAKKIADSLTENGYDNVLEIGPGMGVLTKYLLEKSPKVTVMELDSESVEYLQETFPVEHIKLDTSKDKFNILEGDFLKQDLSAIFKGEQVAIIGNFPYNISSQIVFKAIENRDIVPEFSGMFQKEVAQRVAEKEGSKTYGILSVLTQAFYDAEYLFTVPPTVFNPPPKVDSGVIRLIRKENYTLPVDEKLFFRVVKTAFNQRRKMLRSSLKSFKLSDSLKEDPIFAMRPEQLSVERFIELTSKIANDGIRNH from the coding sequence ATGACTGTAAGAGCAAAGAAACATTTAGGACAACATTTTTTAAAAGATGAGAATATAGCGAAAAAGATTGCAGATTCTTTAACAGAAAATGGGTATGATAATGTATTAGAAATAGGTCCGGGAATGGGAGTACTAACAAAATATTTATTAGAAAAATCACCAAAGGTTACCGTAATGGAACTTGATTCTGAATCTGTAGAGTACTTGCAAGAAACTTTTCCTGTGGAGCATATTAAATTAGATACTTCTAAAGATAAATTCAATATTCTAGAAGGGGATTTTTTAAAACAAGATTTATCAGCTATTTTTAAAGGAGAACAAGTTGCTATTATTGGTAACTTCCCATATAACATTTCTTCTCAAATTGTTTTTAAAGCTATAGAGAACCGAGATATAGTTCCTGAATTTTCTGGAATGTTTCAAAAAGAAGTAGCACAAAGAGTTGCTGAGAAGGAGGGAAGTAAAACGTATGGGATCTTGTCGGTTTTAACCCAAGCATTTTATGATGCGGAATATTTATTTACCGTACCGCCAACGGTTTTTAACCCACCTCCAAAAGTAGACTCTGGAGTTATAAGACTTATAAGAAAAGAAAATTATACACTTCCAGTTGATGAGAAACTGTTTTTTAGAGTAGTAAAAACAGCATTCAATCAACGAAGAAAAATGTTACGAAGTAGTTTAAAATCCTTTAAACTTTCGGATAGCTTGAAAGAAGACCCTATATTTGCGATGCGTCCCGAGCAATTGTCGGTTGAACGTTTTATTGAATTGACATCAAAAATCGCAAACGATGGCATTAGAAATCACTAA
- a CDS encoding DUF4286 family protein, which yields MYIYNVTVNVDESIHAEWLVWIEKHIPEVLATGRFVSAKMTQVLVEEEMGGITYSIQYTAKSREDLDAYYKHDADRLRSDGLTRFEGKSLAFRTELKVINEFYPVVSSN from the coding sequence ATGTATATATATAACGTAACAGTCAATGTAGACGAAAGTATTCATGCTGAATGGTTAGTGTGGATAGAAAAACATATTCCAGAAGTGTTAGCAACAGGTAGATTTGTTAGTGCTAAAATGACGCAGGTTTTGGTTGAAGAAGAAATGGGGGGAATAACCTACTCAATACAATATACAGCAAAATCTAGAGAAGATTTAGATGCTTATTATAAGCACGATGCAGATAGATTAAGAAGTGATGGTTTAACTCGTTTTGAAGGGAAATCGTTAGCCTTCCGCACTGAGTTAAAAGTGATCAATGAATTTTATCCTGTTGTGAGTAGTAACTAG
- a CDS encoding LysE family translocator yields the protein MELTTLKDAFLIGVFMAFMIGPVFFMLIKTSILKGARAAIAFDLGVILGDISFILIAYYGSRSLLEKIKDDPRLFLVGGLILVIYGLITYLDKNNKKEVDETEVEVPKANNYFRLFINGFFLNFINIGVLAGWLGIMVVVGPTLNMNPNSIFWYFVTVIIGYLTTDLVKIILAKQLKKKMTPLVIYRIKRAMGVLLIVFGAFLMLKAFIPLEEIIDNV from the coding sequence ATGGAACTAACTACACTAAAGGATGCGTTTTTAATCGGGGTTTTCATGGCCTTTATGATTGGTCCTGTTTTTTTTATGCTCATTAAAACTAGTATTTTAAAAGGGGCGCGAGCAGCTATTGCTTTTGATTTAGGTGTAATTCTTGGTGATATTAGTTTCATACTAATCGCATATTATGGTAGTAGAAGCTTACTAGAAAAAATTAAAGATGACCCTCGTTTGTTTCTCGTTGGGGGTCTAATTCTAGTAATTTATGGTCTTATTACTTACTTAGATAAGAATAATAAAAAAGAAGTTGATGAAACTGAAGTAGAAGTTCCTAAGGCTAATAATTATTTTAGACTTTTTATAAATGGTTTCTTTTTAAACTTTATAAATATTGGTGTATTGGCTGGTTGGCTTGGTATTATGGTTGTTGTTGGCCCCACGCTAAACATGAACCCAAATTCTATTTTTTGGTATTTTGTCACTGTAATTATAGGGTATCTAACAACAGATTTAGTAAAGATAATATTAGCCAAACAACTTAAAAAGAAAATGACTCCTCTAGTTATTTATAGAATTAAAAGAGCTATGGGAGTTTTACTTATTGTTTTTGGTGCTTTTCTTATGCTTAAAGCTTTTATTCCTTTAGAAGAGATAATAGACAACGTATAA